The sequence TGGGTGCGGgatcttgcgcatgcgcagacacACTGAAATCACCTGGGGAAGCCTTGCGGCGTGTCTACACATGCGTTTGCGTTCGATCTCCAGTAACAATGGCAGTGCTGGAGAAGAGAGGCAAAGGGAGAAGCTCCGCTTCAACCAACGCCGGACTCCATTCTctaataattatgattttttttattttgagacaGGGATCGGTGTTTTGAGACAGGGATCGGTGTTTTGAGACAGGGATTGGTCTTTTGAGACAGGGATCGGTGTGAGGGATTCTTGGAGGACTGGACCCACCAATCATTCTACAGAATAAACGATTGtttctggggaaaaaatacattggtgACGGCCCGGTATGCATGTTTATACCCTTCAGGGATGACTGGAAATAATGAAAATAGAGTCTCACCCAGAGAGAGGTCAGCAGATAGAGGAGTTCCCTGATCCAGCTGGATTGGCCCGCGACTATGTGATGCCCCGAGATTTCATTGGAAGGTATGGAATTAAGGGGCTGTCGCCTGTAACAATCACCGACACCTTTGCAGAATGGAGGAACGATGGAGCCTGGAATAAAGAATGAAGGAGGGACACACATCAACCAAAACCAGTGCTTATATACACCCCAAATTCATTAAATAGTACAACAAAGGtaaaatatccaatacatttatAGAAATAtattgtaaacacaaaaaaaaaaaatcagagagtcaaataaatgtttttcaaaatttcacagtaaaataataTACTATAACATGGAAATctaatagatacatttttatgTAAGATTTTATCTTTAAAAACTTTGTTAAAGAAAAGTACCCTTAAAATGTACATGAAGTCTATTAAGCTTTTTTCAAAACAAATGAGGATGagtttattcaaaattaaaaaaataaaataaaagtcagttatttttttcagcagccaCCAAGAAATTCAAAATGTTATTATCAAAgattttattcagattttttcaaataaagaattacaaatactgtgggccagattcacgtagcgcagcggatctatagatccgctcgatctacgtgaattaagatccgctcccgcaagtttaggaggcaagtggctaattcacaaaccacttacctccaaacttgcgacggcggatcctaaatcccccggcggaattcaaattccgcggctaggggagtgtactatttaaatcaggcgcgttcccgcgccgatttaaatgcgcatgcgccgtccgggggaatttcccggcgtgcattgctcccactgacgtcgctaggacgtcagtggttgcgacgcttacgtaaacgacgtccatccgtattctagaacgacttacgcaaacgacgttaaaaaatttaaattcgacgagggaacgtcggctatacttaacattggctgcgcctgatgaaagcaggggtaagtatacgacgggtacgccgctacggaaacgtcgtaagaagactgcgtcgggtccgcgtacgttcgtgaatttgcgtatctcgctgatttacatattatttatcgtaaatcagcgggaacgcccccggcgccatttttaaatcgaaaaaaagatccgacagtgtaacacagttacacctgtcagatctaagccctatctatgcgtatctgattctatgaatcaggcgcatagataggaccagtgtaagtcagagatacgatggtgtatctgtagatacaccgtcgtatctctttgtgaatctggccctgtattttctggcgtataagactaccttttacacttaaaaaaactggcaaaaaagcaggggtcgtcttatacgccgggtcagctactCTGATTaagctggatgtgcggtaatactgtatgtagcttctgctacatacagtatataccgcttagccaatcccggtgagcgatgtattcaaatgaatacagagcctgctcggattggagtaacaacctctgccaatctaaacaggctacatacagtagcctgctctgattggctttgagagtcagagaggcgtgggctgatgatgttacagcctctgccaatccaagcagggtttgtattcattaatagaatacattgctcgtggtgattggctccagcaagaatgaagaagaatatggctccagaaggaagaaatatgaagtgtcggaagcctcggaaggggggtcgtcttatacggtgagtacaagcaaaaaatataaaaaaaaactgtaaaattagggggtcgtcttatacgcccggtcgccttatacaccggcaaatacggtaattaaatttGTAACTCTCACCCCCAAATTCATTAAATAGTACAGCAAGGGTACAATATCCAATAAATGTATCCAAATATATTGTAaacactaaaaaaaattatatactgtaACATGGAAATctaatagatacatttttatataagatTTTATCTTTAAACCTTGTTAAAGAaaattacctttaaccacttaacgcccgcccactgtatatatacgtcctctttttaaagatggatatctcggtaacggcagcagctgctgccacaaccgaggtatctatctcTTCTTTGGGcgggcgtgtaaacgataacggcggtctccgcggcggattcgccgcgagatcgccgttattggtggcgggagagggcccccccctcccgccgctcttccgcgccctccgccgcttaccggagccgtcggtagcggcggaggagatcggatgctgctgcctagagtgtgaggactcgagtgagggaaagatggcccccacccgtcctcatagctttgctgggcggaagtgacgtcaaaacgtcagtcccgcccagcgtcttaaagcaacattttttttttttgtcatttgaaaaaatgagtttcaatttttttttttttttttgcatttaagtctaaatatgagatctgaggtctttttgaccccagatctcatatttaagaggacctgtcatgcttttttctattacaagggatgtttacattccttgtaataggaataaaagtgatacattttttttttatttcagtgtaaaaaattataaaatcaataaaaataaataagaaaacaaattttttttaaagcaccccgtcccgacgagctcgcgcgcagaagcgaacgcatacgcgagtagcgcccgcatatgaaaacggtgtttaaaccacaccgatcgttagagcgagagcaataattctagccctagacctcctctgtagctcaaaaaatgcaacctatagaattttttaaatgtcgcctatagagatttttaagggtaaaagtttgacgccattccatgagcgggcgcaattttaaagggtgacatgttgggtatcattttactcggcgtaacattatctttcacaatatataaaaaaattgggccaaatttattgttgtcttattttttaattaaaaaaagttttttttttttttaaaaaagtgtgcttgtaagaccgctgcgcaaatacggtgtgacaaaaagtattgcgatgaccgtcattttattctctagggtgttagaaaaaatatatatatcatgtttgggggttttaagcaattttctagcaaaaaaaacagttttagtcttgtaaacaccgaatctgaaatgTACATGAAGTCTAATAAGCTTTAATAAACAAATGAGGatgaatttgtaaaaaaaaaaaaaaaaaaaagtcagttatttTCCAGTAGCCGCCAATaaattcaaagtgttccttttcaaagattttttgtttaaataaagaATGTACAAAATGTTATTATCAAAGATTTTATTCAGATGTTTTCAAATAAAGAATTACAAAAAATGAACTTCATTAAATAGTACAACAAgggtacaatatacaatcatttataCAAATATATTGTAAACACTAAAAAAATTGAGAGTCAaataattgttttcaaaatttgccagtaatataatatactgtaaatctaatagatacatttttatataagattttgtctttaaccacttaaggaccttgggtgtttttcagatttggcatttacaagactaaaacattttttttttgctagaaaattacttaaaacccccaaaaagcgccctttttttggaaaaaattcaccttttttaattaaaaaataagacaacaataaatttggcccaattcttttatatattgtgaaagataatgttacaccaagtaaaatgatacccaacatgtcatgcttaaaaattgcgcccgctcgtagaatggcgtcaaacttttacccttaaaaatctcgatagccgacgttttaaaaaattatataggttgcatcttttgagctacagaggaggtctagggctagaattattgctctcgctctaaagatcgcggtgatacctcacttgtgtggtttgaccaccgttttcatatgccggcgctactcacgtatgcgttcgcttctgcgcgcgagctcgtcgggacagggcgctttaaaaaaattgttttgtgttttcttatttatttttatttattttattattttttacactgaaaaaaaaaatgatcacttttattcctattacaaggaatgtaaacatcccttgtaatagaaaaaagcatgacaggttctcttaaatatgagatctggggtcaaaaagacctcagatctcatatttagacttaaatgcaaaaaaaaaagaaaattttggcatttgaaaaaatgacatttaaaaaatgttgctttaagaagcatgggcgggactgacgttttgacgtcacttccgccctgttatgctatggggatgggtgccctcactcgcatccccacacagcacatGAAAGGtgctctcccgccgccgataatggtgatctcgcggcgaatccgccgcggagaccaccgttatcgtttacaggaccgctcacgctaaagatggatatctcggttgtggcagcagctgctgccgttaccgagatatccatctttaaaaaaaggacgtatatctgcgtgagaagtggttaaactttgttAAAGAAAAGTACCCGTAAAATGTACATGAAGTGTAATAAGATTTATTAAACAAATGAGGATgagtttgtcaaaaaaaaaagtcagttatttTTTCAGCAgttgccaagaaaaaaaaatgtcagttatttTTTTGCCAGCAGATTTGAAATTTGACCTTTACAGAGCTAAAAATAGAACAACAGCTCATGCCAGTGTTATTACAGCTTTGTGATCTGAATCTCAGGACatgaataaaataattattattatttgtacatTAAACCTGAATAAATCATATGTAAGACAACACAGATATCCCAGATTTCCTTTTATTAgaccaaacaacaacaaaaaaagtccatataaaattcTGATACACAATAAATGGTTGTTGTTTATCAGCTACTGGAAtggacctcatttgcatatggcaGTTATTGTCATGGCAACAGAACCCCAGCTGCAGAGAAAGAACACAACAGTGGGCAGAGCTATGTGACATCACAGCAGAACCCTTTATAAGGAGTCCCCAGCAGTTGCAGCTCAGACAGTAAGCAACCTTTGAGAGAAGAGGAAGCGATTCTGTGTTCTCTGCGTTGTTGATAATTTCTTTTAGAATGATGCAACTTTTTGCGAGAAATAAAATGTATCAGGTGCAGGATTCCCTGAAAACCATCACAGAGGAACCTGTTTTATTACTGGAAGTGGGTCCTTTAACAGAGGAACACCCACCTACCACCCAGCCTATAATACCTACCCCCCAGAAGGGTGGGTGTTGGGCAATTAGACAGCtattgaagaagaagaagggagatACAACATGAAGGATCCTCTGATTACCAACAAAGAGGAGAACGTTGGACTTCTCAGAGTGAACCCCATAAAAGGGGATCACCCATCTACCACCCAGCCCATAATACCTACCCCCCAGAAGGGTGGGTGCGGGGCAATTAGACAGCtattgaagaagaagaagggaagaTACAACATGAAGGATCCTCTGATTACCAACAAAGAGGAGAACGTTGGACTTCTCAGAGTGAACCCCATAACAGGGGACCGCCAGCCTGATGATACTGCCCCTCCAAGGGGTGAGGGTAGGGCAATTTGGCGGGGGGTCAGGGCAGCTCTGGCCAGAATCTGCCCCTTTTATCAACCAAAATCCACAGAAGACGACGCTGTTGGTAAGTATTATAATAGAGAATTACAACACAAACGTTCTGTAGGGTAAATGAATGCAGATATACAAGTGagggaaaacaaatattttgatCGGCTGCTGATTCTGTGACAAAGAAACGATCggtctataattttattggtcgGTTTTTTATAACAGTGAGAGacggaataacaacaaaaatatccagaaaaacccatttcaaaaaaagttataaattgattttcattttaaccgcccactgtacatatacgtcggcactttaaagatggatatctcggtaacagcagcagctactgccacaaccaagatatccatcttttcaaagccgggcactccttccatagactcccatgttaaacagtaatttctctggtgactttgtggACCTGGTATTGGCcagtcataggtcccctggaacCCAATCTTGGCACACCTATAGCCCAATATCtcttctataagtgtgcaaagtttgttgtccgggggacctatggccggggagcaccgatttttcgaaGCCGGTCACCCCTTCcttagactcctatgttaaacagtCAATTCTCTGGTTATATTGGGGACCCGGttccggccggtcgtaggtcccctggatctgtaacatatacacacatgtagccccatttctcctccacaagtgtgcaaagtttgttgtctgggggacctacggctggggagcaccgatttttcaaaccccggcaccccttccatagactccaatgttaaacgtcagtctagtcatggacacagtgaggcatgggcacagggaggcatgggaacagtgaggcatgggcacagtgaggcattggcacagtgaggcatgggcatgttaaacagtcatttatccagtgactttggggacccggtaccgaccagtcgtaggtcccctggacccagatcttggcacacatgtagccccatttcttctctacaagtgtgcaaactttgttgtctggggaatctacggggagcatcgatttttcaaagcgtcagtctagtcatggacacagtgaggcatgggcacagtgaggcatgggcctagtgaggcatggacacagtgaggcatgcacatggacacagtgatgcaaagtgaggcacagtgaggcatgcagatggacaccctaggcttatactcgagtcaatacgttttcccattttttttgtggttaaagcggagttccggccacaatttcactttttaaatataaatacccctgtaatacacaagcttaatgtattctagtaaagttagtatgtaaactaaggtccgttttgttaggttgttacagcatttagacactttataaaatagaaattgactggggccatcttaagtgtgggcatcatgaagccagactgtatgacttcctggatttcagccttacagatctcgcacatgctcagtgctgcacaagcagtgtaataggtttcagatcaggtttcagcacctgtactgtccaagtcacatgattcttcgagactggggagtgcacagactcctggaaagttacacccactacattcccaggagtctgtgcggtgtaggttaggaagcttaagcacctaggtgcaggaagagggaagattaactattttgcctagcaacaacactttgaaggcatctaaaaaaaataaaattttcttaaaggactaatgacatttttttaaaactactgatataatgttatatttatgggtggaactccactttaactactagccgaccagtcaccgtcattatacggcggcaggtcggctctcctgggcgagagcccgtagctatacggtggGTCTTTGAGAGGCCaataggggcacgtgcgcgccccccgctcgcccccgacgcccgtgcgtgtgcccggcgggctcgatcgccgccgggcacccgcgattgctcgttacagagcggggaccaggagctgtgtgtgtaaacacacagctcccggtcctgtcagcaggggaaatgctgatcttcggttcatacaatgtatgaacagaggatcagtgtttcccctagtgaggccacccccccccccacagtaagaacacacccagggacatacttaaccccttccccgccccctagttttaaccccttcactgccagtggcatttttatagtaatccaatgcatttttatagcactgattgctataaaaatgccaatagtcccaaacatgtgtcaaaagtgtccgaagtgtccgccataatgtcgcagtaccgaaaaaaaatcgctgatcgccgccattactagtaaaaaatatatattaataaaaatgccataaaaataccccctattttgtaaacgctataacttttgcgcaaaccaatcaataaacgcttattgcgattgtttaacgaaaaatatgtagaagaatacgtatcggcctaaactgaggaaaaaaaaaagtttttgttatatatttttgggggatatttattacagcaaaaagtaaaaaatattcatttttttcaaaattgacgctctatttttgtttatagcgcaaaaaataaaaaccgcagaggtgatcaaataccaccaaaagaaagctctatttgtgggaaaaaaaggacaccaattttgtttgggagccacgtcgcacgaccgcgcaattgtcagttaaagcggcgcagtcccgaatcgcaaaaagtgctctggtctttgggcagcaatatgatccgggggttaagtggttaaattaggtgccttggcttatattcgggtcggcttatactcgagtatatgcggtAAATATGAAAAAAGAAAGGCATTTACATGTCCATTCTGTGTAACATTAGTAAATGATGTGtaaatatcaggaatataaataattgttttatttttctctctccaGAACAAAATAACGACCCCATCACCACCAAAATACAGCCGACTACAGGAGATGGACCCACTACCAAGAACGAGGAAACCCAACCGGCTACAAACACCGAGGACAAGACAAAGCCAGTGGTTCCGATCCCCAGTGAAAGTGAGGAAACCCAACCGGCTACAGACACCGAGGACAAGAAAATTCCAGAGGTTCCAATCACCAGTGAGAGTGAGGAAACACAACCGACTACAGACATCGAGGACAAGAAAATTCCAGAGGTTTCAATCACCAGTGAGAGTGGGGAAACCCAACCAGCTACAGACACCGAGGACAAGAAAATTCCAGAGGTTCCAATCACCAGTGAGAATGAGGAAACCCAACTGGCGACAGACACCGAGGACATGAAAATTCCAGAGGTTCCAATCACCAGTGAGAGTGGGGAAACCCAACCAGCTACAGACACAGAGGACAAGAAAATTCCAGAGGTTCCAATCACCAGTGAGAGTGAGGAAACCCAACCGGCGACAGACACCGAGGACAAGAAAATTCCAGAGGTTCCAATCACCAGTGAGAGTGAGGAAACACAACCGACTACAGACATCGAGGACAAGAAATTTCCAGAGGTTCCAATCACCAGTGAGAGTGGGGAAACCCAACCAGCTACAGACACCGAGGACAAGAAAATTCCAGAGGTTCCAATCACCAGTGAGAGTGAGGAAACCCAACCGGCTACAGACACCGAGGACAAGAAAATTCCAGAGGTTCCAATCACCAGTGAGAGTGAGGAAACACAACCGACTACAGACATCGAGGACAAGAAAATTCCAGAGGTTCCAATCACCAGTGAGAGTGAGGAAACCCAACCAGCTACAGACACCGAGGACAAGAAAATTCCAGAGGTTCCATTCACCAGTGAGAGTGAGGAAACCCAACCGGCGACAGACACCGAGGACATGAAAATTCCAGAGGTTCCAATCACCAGTGAGTGTGGGGAAACCAAACCAGCTACAGACACCGAGGACAAGAAAATTCCAGAGGTTCCAATCACCAGTGAGAGTGAGGAAACCCAACTGGCGACAGACACCGAGGACAAGAAAATTCCAGAGGTTCCAATCACCAGTGAAAGTGGGAATACTCAATATTTCTCATTTACCACCCCCATAGACCGAGAAGAAGGATGGACTTTAAAGCCCAGAGCACGACGGAGTGATCTGCTTTCATTCTACAGTGCATTATCTTCATTTGGTTTAATCCCAGATGCACTAGAAAGTGCTCCATCAAGCGATTCCGTTGACCCGTGGTGTAAACTATCATTGGAAAGTTTTAATTACCATGAAATGCTTGGATTTGGGGCCTTCGGGAAGGTGGTGTTGGCCTCTCATTATGCCATGGAACAGCAGATGGCgataaaaatagtgaaaaaaaattcacttaaacATGACTTCAGTTCTGCTGTTATGGAGAAGAACATTCTAGAAGCTTGCACTGGCAGTCGATTCATCACTCATCTGTTTGGATCATTCCAGACGGAGGTAAGTCTTTTCATCTTTCCATTTCTTCATCTCTCTTTCCTGTACTGCGCCCCCCCCCTACTGATCCAGACCCCTTAAAACAAtaatttggtgaattttttgggaCGTCAGAACTTACACAGGGCTAAGCATCCCATTTTCCCCTGAtgatagtcttatgccgcgtacacacgatcggatttggaaaccttggatggtttttccaatggaattccactcaagcttatcttgcatacacacagtcacacaaaagttctctgaacttttgaccgtcaagaacgccggtgacgtacaacactacgacgagtcgagaaaattaacttcaatgcttccgaagCATGCGTcggaaattttgcgcgtcggaattgctacaggcgattggaattttttccctgtcttaaaatttgagaaccagctctcaaatttttgttggcggaaaatccgacaggaatttccgaccaaaagctcacatcagacttttcttgtcggaaaaattccgaccgtgtgtaaggggCATTAGTTCTTTTTCAATTAGTCCTTCAGCCAATAAGTGTTGAATTGTGAGAGGCCGAGGGGAGCTCCACCGTTGTGTCCCACACCAGGGCTCCGGCTGTAGTTCGGGAAGCAgtatagtggaaccttggattgcgagtaacgcggttaacgagcgttttcgcaatgcgagcgctgtattttgaaaaatcctaacttggtttgcgagcgttgtctcgcgaaaaaatgagcaggattgaggtgggggggcaccagagccgaATGGCGCCGATCGGTCCTTTCCGTCTGTTTCCaatgctctccggtgcccccccgcctctggccgcatgcggtattgcatgccattgaagtcaatgcagaacaaattattttagtttccgttgacttcaatggggaaactcgctttgatatgcgagtgctttggattacgagcattctcatggaacggattatgctcgtaatccgaagtTCCACTGTATAGAGCAAAACTCTAGAGAGCTTTTTCCTAACTTGTGTGCATAACTCTGTATATTCTTCATCAACGTGAAATCGGGAAATGTCTATAATGTAACCTTTACCTCTTCTTTTCACACAGACTTATCTGGTCTTTGTCATGGAATTTATGAGTGGAGGAGAGCTTTGGGGATTGATGTCACGGAAATCTTTGTTGATGGAACAGAACACCATAAGGTAAGTCCGATGACGGGTCACGCTGGAGTCAGGGGTGTCTGACCACAGGCAGTGACATAACCCGTCCATCTATACCCTGTCCATCCGTATCCCGTCCATCCATACCACGTCCATCCATACCCTGTCCATCCATACCCTGTCCATCCATACCCCTGTCTATCCATACCATGTCCATCCAACCATACCCCGTCCATCCATACCCCATCCGTCCATACCCTGTCCATTCCACAACATGTCCATCCATACCACACCCAATCCATCCATACCATGTCCATCCATACCTTGTCTGTCCACATCACGTCCGTCCATAACCTTCCATCCATATCCCGTCCATCTATATCCCGTACATCCATACCCCTCTATCCATACCCCATCCATCCATAGCCCGTCCATCCATACCCCGTCCATGCATACCCCATCCATCCATACCACGTCCATCCATGTCACGTCCATCCATCCATACCCCTCCATTCATCCAtacccctccatccatccataacCTGTCCATCCATACCCCGTCCATCCATACCACGTCCATCCATACCACATCCATCCATACCCTGTCCATCCATAACCTTCCAACCATACTCTGTCCATCCATAACCCTCCATCCATACCCTGTCCATCCATACCCCGTCCATCCATACCACGTCCATCCATACCCCTTCCATCTATATCCCGTACAGCCATACCCCGTCCAACCATaaccctccatccatccatacccCTCCATCCAAACCCTGTCCATCCATAACCCTCTTTACTTTTAGCTTCTTTTCTGGTCTGTGACAATTTTGAATGCTAATTCATGTTTTTCTTTCTCCATCAGATTCATCACTGCGGAAATATTATGCGGCCTGCAATTCCTGCATTCTCGTCAGATCATACACAGGTAAGGATTGGATCAGCTGATTAATAATGCAAAATATAAAGCTGAACCCCAGGGGAAAAGAAAAACCCTCCCTTGTAGAGGGGCTCCCACCTcactataatgccgcatacacaccatcactttatgtgattaaaaaaaatgacgtttttaaaacgtcactttaattgactgtgtgtgggggaaaacgtcgttttatgtcttgtaaaaaacgaccaaaaaaaattgaagcatgcttcaattttatgtgtcgtttttcaaaagtgcactttttacttcacagaaattgaccgtgtgtagcaaaaaaattcgttttctaagacgttttttcatccacgcatgcccagaagctacttatgaagaaagcttcaatggtaaaacgtggtggaacgtaacctcactttgcaagatcattgtgagaaaacgatggtgtgtaggcaacttcgtctttgaaaattgaagtttcaaaaacgttgttttttacttcacagaaagtgtcgttttttttcatcacataaagtgatggtgtgtacgcggcataagggttaaaTGATTATTTATGCCTAGGGGGACCAATAGCAAGGACTTCTGCTGACCTCCTTCCCCGCCCCTCTTTTTCACCCTGAGGCTGTGGGGATTGGACTGTGAGAGTGGGGATTGGGTGAATAAACCGCCCTTTTATTGGTACACAAGGCCTAAACCATTGCAGTGTGGGGGGAGGCCTATTACAtgggtattccccccccccaccaaattcaGCTTTAATGGGTCACTCCACCATGATTGTTCTTGTAGTTATGGGTACGTAATGTTGGGTGCAATCACCCCTTGGCTTCtggtatttttttgggtgaatcagGAAGACTTTCCACCAGTTTCATGAGTTACCAGTTGTGTTGCCTCCCGTAAAGTCTCCTTCCATCCAATGCAGAAGTCTCCCTGCTCATGCCATAGTCTGCTTAATGTAGGATTCATACAAAATCCAGCAAGAGGAGTGAGAGCTCCTTGTGATGAATATAGCAGGTGGGCGGAGCTGTGAACCCCAGAACAGAGATCTTCTTGTAGGCTGATATAAAACAAGCCAATGTCCACCCATCAATCTTCATTCTTCTTTTGCACAGATGTATACTTTGTATCGTTTCCCTCTTAATATAAATGTAGGATATACAGAGCtaactgttcattttttttcttcacagagATCTCAAACCGGAGAACATTCTACTGGACGGCGAAGGACATATCAAGATTGCAGATTT comes from Rana temporaria chromosome 2, aRanTem1.1, whole genome shotgun sequence and encodes:
- the LOC120928210 gene encoding protein kinase 3-like produces the protein MKDPLITNKEENVGLLRVNPIKGDHPSTTQPIIPTPQKGGCGAIRQLLKKKKGRYNMKDPLITNKEENVGLLRVNPITGDRQPDDTAPPREQNNDPITTKIQPTTGDGPTTKNEETQPATNTEDKTKPVVPIPSESEETQPATDTEDKKIPEVPITSESEETQPTTDIEDKKIPEVSITSESGETQPATDTEDKKIPEVPITSENEETQLATDTEDMKIPEVPITSESGETQPATDTEDKKIPEVPITSESEETQPATDTEDKKIPEVPITSESEETQPTTDIEDKKFPEVPITSESGETQPATDTEDKKIPEVPITSESEETQPATDTEDKKIPEVPITSESEETQPTTDIEDKKIPEVPITSESEETQPATDTEDKKIPEVPFTSESEETQPATDTEDMKIPEVPITSECGETKPATDTEDKKIPEVPITSESEETQLATDTEDKKIPEVPITSESGNTQYFSFTTPIDREEGWTLKPRARRSDLLSFYSALSSFGLIPDALESAPSSDSVDPWCKLSLESFNYHEMLGFGAFGKVVLASHYAMEQQMAIKIVKKNSLKHDFSSAVMEKNILEACTGSRFITHLFGSFQTETYLVFVMEFMSGGELWGLMSRKSLLMEQNTIRFITAEILCGLQFLHSRQIIHRDLKPENILLDGEGHIKIADFGLSVAGVTESNRITGLAGTPLYIAPEVIYNEPYFTTADYFSLGVIVYEMAFGENPFCLGIMPADYILMAIINNDPYYPEDMDYFLFELLRRLLCKDQEERTRLVSDIRRHDYFQGIDWADLEEGKSPSPLQSATMNKKLIYRRMKMAEFMTSVDLDPPIQAKDQKNFDGFSYMSDSMRLQILATPPPPPESQLFLQ